A window of Thermococcus sp. genomic DNA:
CGAGGTTCAAGATAAACTCCGATAAGCCTATGGCGGTAATGAGCGCCGTCCTCGGAGTCTGGCTCGAGAAGCCAGGGGTTTACCGCTTTCCTGGAAAAGCTCCTGAAAACGAGGATATAAAGCGCGCCCTGAAGGTTTACTGGCTTGTCGTTGCCGAATGGCTGGTAATCGTCTCATTACTCCTCGCGACGGGGGCCTGTCCATGCTTGAGCCGGTGAAGTTCTCGACCTACCACGGCGGTGCTAGGGAAGAAGGTTTGCTCGACTTCTCCGCATCGCTCAATCCCTATCCTCCAGAGTGGCTCGACAAGATGTTCGAAAGGGCGAAGGAGATAAGCAACCGCTACCCCTACTATGGAAGACTTGAAGAAGGCCTTTCGGAGCTAATCGGCGAAGAAATTACGGTAACGGCTGGAATCACCGAGGCGCTCTATTTAATTGGAATACTCGCGCTCCGCGGGAGAAAGGTTGTAATCCCGCGCCACACCTACGGTGAGTATGAAAGAGTTGCCAGAATTTTCGGAGCCAGAGTCATCAAAGGCCCCAACGAGCCTGATAAACTTGCGGAGCTTGTTGAGAAGGATTCGGTTGTCTTCTTCTGCAATCCCAACAACCCAGACGGGAGGTTTTACCGCGTTAAGGAACTTAGGCCCCTCCTCGATGCCGTCGAAGAGGGCAGGGCCCTTCTCGTTCTTGACGAGG
This region includes:
- a CDS encoding aminotransferase class I/II-fold pyridoxal phosphate-dependent enzyme; protein product: MLEPVKFSTYHGGAREEGLLDFSASLNPYPPEWLDKMFERAKEISNRYPYYGRLEEGLSELIGEEITVTAGITEALYLIGILALRGRKVVIPRHTYGEYERVARIFGARVIKGPNEPDKLAELVEKDSVVFFCNPNNPDGRFYRVKELRPLLDAVEEGRALLVLDEAFIDFVKDAESPEGENLVKLRTFTKSYGLPGIRVGYILGFP